From the Methanooceanicella nereidis genome, one window contains:
- a CDS encoding CDGSH iron-sulfur domain-containing protein, protein MINDKKDYTGQEVVQTSSDVQKKENVKVVVTKDGPYLVTGGLPLAKEIIVTDDHGVPLEWSKGEEFPVQETYALCRCGQSKNKPYCDGTHTETGFNGTESASGKKYLELANKIPGPGVDLTDAPELCAMARFCHRAGGIWDLVKFTDDPEIRELAIKIAGNCPSGRLVMWDKTTGKPIEPKFVPSVSLVEGPKEEALGPIWLKGGIPFESSEGFKYETRNRVTLCRCGRSGNKPYCDGTHTHKDYVKEIKDLIHKIF, encoded by the coding sequence ATGATCAACGATAAAAAAGATTATACCGGGCAGGAGGTTGTCCAAACTTCTTCCGATGTCCAGAAAAAGGAGAATGTCAAAGTCGTTGTGACAAAGGACGGGCCTTATCTTGTTACGGGTGGTCTGCCACTGGCAAAGGAGATCATTGTAACTGACGATCACGGCGTCCCCCTTGAATGGAGCAAAGGTGAAGAGTTCCCTGTACAGGAAACCTACGCACTTTGCCGCTGCGGCCAGTCAAAGAACAAGCCGTACTGCGACGGTACTCATACCGAGACCGGCTTTAACGGCACAGAATCGGCCAGCGGTAAAAAATATCTTGAGCTGGCTAATAAGATACCGGGGCCTGGCGTTGATCTAACCGACGCTCCAGAGCTTTGCGCCATGGCACGCTTCTGTCACAGGGCAGGAGGCATCTGGGACCTTGTCAAGTTCACAGATGACCCTGAAATAAGGGAACTTGCGATAAAGATAGCCGGTAATTGCCCTTCCGGAAGGCTCGTGATGTGGGATAAAACGACAGGGAAGCCTATCGAGCCTAAATTCGTGCCATCCGTCAGCCTTGTAGAGGGCCCGAAAGAGGAAGCTCTTGGACCTATATGGCTAAAAGGCGGAATACCGTTCGAATCTTCTGAGGGTTTCAAGTATGAGACCAGGAACCGTGTTACTTTATGCCGCTGCGGAAGGTCGGGGAACAAGCCATACTGTGACGGCACGCATACGCATAAGGATTATGTGAAGGAGATCAAGGATCTTATACATAAGATATTTTAG
- a CDS encoding ECF transporter S component → MAESLSKYYFSTKDLATITILGALGGGFSVYMGYIIAEIFNIMKVWFPVGESLSGVHLIWIVLVLGITNKKGSGVMAGLLKGCVEFLMGSRLGIFVVVLSLLEGLFAELGFWPFRKYRKLAYIMAGGIGTASNVVTFQLISPFQDMSLFALATFMAFISGAVFAGILSLGVVDSLEDAGILRKEKNKKEGIRITATKAAAILVGLSMIIMVGSVVFMPPQQTPDPSVQDPAATPVDDKMMKFTVTGSVNNEKEYNFYDHKEHFVVMESQVICNPHKLTNYTGLPLKFILEDAGVKPEATKVDIVAWDSYYNTFDLSKAMSDDVIMVDTGGQLKIIANGLSQEYWVGMIKTIRVY, encoded by the coding sequence ATGGCTGAAAGCTTAAGCAAATATTACTTTTCAACAAAAGATCTTGCGACCATCACAATACTGGGCGCCCTTGGAGGCGGTTTTTCTGTATATATGGGCTACATAATCGCCGAGATCTTTAACATCATGAAAGTATGGTTCCCGGTAGGCGAATCTCTAAGCGGCGTCCATTTGATATGGATAGTGCTCGTGCTCGGCATCACTAATAAGAAAGGCAGCGGTGTTATGGCAGGATTGCTAAAGGGATGCGTAGAGTTCCTTATGGGCAGCCGGCTCGGCATATTCGTCGTTGTCCTGTCATTGCTTGAGGGCCTGTTCGCCGAGCTGGGTTTCTGGCCTTTCAGGAAGTACAGGAAACTAGCATATATTATGGCGGGTGGCATCGGCACTGCATCCAACGTAGTGACTTTCCAGCTCATATCGCCGTTCCAGGACATGTCTCTCTTTGCGCTGGCCACCTTCATGGCATTCATATCCGGAGCAGTATTTGCCGGCATATTAAGCCTGGGCGTCGTCGACAGCCTGGAAGATGCGGGGATCCTGAGAAAGGAGAAGAACAAGAAGGAAGGGATACGCATCACGGCTACCAAAGCCGCGGCTATCCTTGTCGGCCTGTCGATGATCATCATGGTCGGCTCTGTAGTATTTATGCCGCCGCAGCAAACGCCGGATCCATCAGTACAGGACCCTGCAGCGACTCCCGTAGATGATAAAATGATGAAATTTACCGTTACGGGCAGTGTAAATAATGAAAAGGAATATAATTTCTACGATCATAAAGAACACTTTGTCGTAATGGAATCACAGGTCATATGCAACCCGCATAAACTAACGAACTATACAGGGCTGCCGTTAAAATTCATACTTGAGGATGCGGGAGTGAAACCCGAAGCCACAAAAGTGGATATCGTCGCCTGGGACAGTTACTATAACACATTCGATCTTTCAAAGGCGATGAGCGATGATGTCATTATGGTGGACACTGGCGGGCAGCTCAAGATCATTGCCAATGGCTTAAGCCAGGAATACTGGGTCGGGATGATAAAGACGATAAGAGTATATTGA
- a CDS encoding FmdE family protein, translating to MKKVFSDLKEKYAVSGRAGQFIDKAVQYHGFPAPGVILGAYMIDLALEKLDTGPDEKLFAIAETSKCLSDSIGIITGCTPGSSKFLLFDTGRLSLAIGKDDGTGIAKCVRAFVAHEKTEGYPALMTWYYNEPDSKNDLPALLEDILKAGRSILLWEYVNAPIPPKDQDWKPAFCIKCGEMIPDKKLENGLCKACATGSCYII from the coding sequence ATGAAAAAAGTCTTTTCGGACCTGAAGGAAAAATATGCTGTCAGCGGCCGCGCAGGACAATTCATAGATAAGGCGGTACAATATCATGGATTTCCCGCCCCCGGTGTCATCCTGGGAGCTTATATGATAGACCTTGCGCTGGAAAAGCTCGACACCGGCCCCGATGAAAAGCTATTCGCCATAGCTGAAACAAGCAAGTGCCTTTCGGATTCCATCGGCATCATAACGGGCTGTACTCCGGGCAGCAGTAAATTTTTATTATTCGATACAGGCCGACTTTCGCTGGCGATAGGAAAAGACGATGGTACAGGCATTGCGAAATGCGTGCGAGCCTTTGTAGCGCACGAAAAAACCGAAGGATATCCCGCCTTAATGACATGGTATTATAATGAGCCGGACAGTAAAAATGACCTTCCTGCTTTACTTGAGGATATTCTAAAGGCAGGCAGATCCATCCTGTTATGGGAATATGTCAATGCGCCGATCCCCCCGAAGGATCAAGACTGGAAACCGGCTTTTTGCATAAAGTGCGGCGAAATGATCCCTGATAAAAAGCTCGAGAACGGCCTGTGCAAGGCATGCGCTACAGGTTCTTGTTATATTATTTGA
- a CDS encoding molybdopterin-dependent oxidoreductase gives MKLNGKSILLLITMVAFIVAISGCTQPTATPAATPTPEPGPVVLTVKGNVDNQLDLTMADLNAYGTKTISVEGKDGVMMTYTGVSYSKLLEDAKLKGGAASATMIGADGYSKSLPIANITASQDAIIAIEEDKTLKAVIPGESKGAWVGGLVTIEIE, from the coding sequence ATGAAACTAAACGGAAAATCAATACTTTTATTGATCACAATGGTCGCGTTCATAGTCGCTATTTCCGGCTGCACTCAGCCGACGGCAACTCCGGCCGCGACACCGACGCCAGAGCCCGGGCCGGTCGTATTAACGGTCAAGGGGAACGTAGACAACCAGCTTGACCTGACGATGGCCGACCTCAACGCATACGGGACCAAGACCATATCCGTCGAAGGCAAAGATGGTGTTATGATGACATACACCGGCGTATCCTACAGTAAACTTCTGGAAGACGCAAAGCTTAAGGGCGGTGCAGCCAGCGCAACAATGATCGGCGCTGACGGTTACTCAAAGTCGCTCCCGATAGCTAACATCACCGCATCCCAGGACGCCATCATCGCTATCGAGGAAGACAAGACATTGAAAGCGGTCATCCCAGGCGAGTCAAAGGGCGCATGGGTTGGCGGCCTCGTAACGATCGAGATCGAATAA
- a CDS encoding NifB/NifX family molybdenum-iron cluster-binding protein, with product MTRYAIPITSPEGLSSPVKEHFAKSEYFVILEAEEDKIVSVDVLHNVPSEEGEKKAADFLADNGVNVVLAGSIGPCMKSILHDRGVKVFMGAEGTAEDAFKDHMAGKLMEVQKTGF from the coding sequence ATGACAAGGTATGCGATACCTATAACATCTCCCGAAGGTCTTTCATCGCCGGTCAAGGAACATTTTGCAAAGAGCGAATATTTCGTTATCCTGGAAGCGGAGGAAGATAAGATAGTTTCTGTCGACGTTCTTCATAATGTTCCTTCAGAGGAAGGCGAAAAGAAAGCTGCCGATTTCCTGGCAGATAATGGCGTTAATGTCGTGCTGGCAGGAAGCATAGGGCCATGTATGAAAAGCATACTGCATGACCGGGGAGTCAAAGTGTTCATGGGGGCCGAGGGTACGGCAGAAGATGCCTTTAAAGATCATATGGCGGGAAAACTGATGGAAGTGCAGAAGACCGGGTTTTAA
- a CDS encoding M48 family metallopeptidase: MPHQFTIKGLDKNKYPEVYDSISRVMGYYGIDKISFKYPVFFKKLNLIKGQSLMGDSIKISERSLSFLESLDYEERDSVLAHELSHVYNRDEVLYTLIFVFLIFPLFIFELSLLILSSLLLFGDIFIISLIIAGMLVFILSVRFFMWVSRNSEIRCDRDAVLKIKRPEAFKRALISYYKNIDRSQGRPGIPVILFSLLLLVFYFVAGSSHPTLKERIEHMDHVGKAIVQQ, from the coding sequence ATGCCACATCAGTTTACGATCAAAGGGTTAGATAAAAATAAGTACCCCGAGGTCTACGATTCGATAAGCAGGGTCATGGGCTATTATGGCATTGATAAGATCAGTTTCAAGTATCCCGTGTTTTTTAAAAAATTAAATCTCATAAAGGGACAGTCCCTTATGGGGGATTCGATAAAAATATCCGAAAGGTCATTATCATTTTTGGAGAGCCTGGACTATGAGGAGAGAGATAGCGTACTTGCTCATGAACTGAGCCATGTTTATAACAGGGATGAAGTTTTATACACATTGATCTTCGTATTTTTGATATTCCCGTTATTCATTTTTGAACTATCATTGTTAATATTATCCTCATTGTTACTGTTCGGGGACATTTTCATCATATCGCTCATTATTGCCGGTATGCTGGTTTTTATCTTAAGTGTCAGGTTTTTTATGTGGGTATCGCGCAATTCGGAAATAAGATGCGACAGAGACGCCGTTTTAAAAATAAAAAGACCCGAAGCATTTAAAAGAGCTTTGATATCCTATTATAAGAATATAGACAGGTCGCAGGGCCGTCCGGGGATACCTGTAATACTGTTTAGCCTATTGTTGCTGGTCTTTTATTTTGTAGCGGGAAGCTCGCATCCGACCTTAAAAGAAAGGATAGAGCATATGGACCATGTAGGAAAAGCGATAGTACAACAATAA
- a CDS encoding NUDIX hydrolase: protein MDEFFDIVNDNDEVIGRATRKEVHSKGHVHRSVLFYIFDKENRVFVNQRTMNKEFYPGYWSIVFGGHVHAGETYEDAVIREVEEEAGIVERPIFITSFKKRFDENDKENVNVYAFMTCRELIIDPGEIRQGIFMTMKELGEKLGKEKFLPETPGLYDILKKYMIK from the coding sequence ATGGATGAATTTTTCGACATTGTAAACGATAACGATGAAGTGATCGGTCGCGCTACGCGAAAAGAGGTCCATTCGAAAGGTCATGTCCATAGAAGCGTTCTCTTCTATATATTCGATAAAGAGAACAGGGTTTTCGTAAACCAAAGAACTATGAACAAAGAGTTCTATCCCGGCTACTGGAGTATCGTCTTCGGAGGGCACGTCCATGCCGGAGAAACATACGAGGATGCCGTCATCAGGGAAGTTGAAGAAGAAGCCGGCATAGTCGAAAGACCGATCTTTATCACCAGTTTTAAAAAGAGATTCGATGAAAATGATAAGGAAAATGTCAACGTATATGCTTTTATGACCTGCAGAGAGCTGATCATCGATCCCGGAGAGATCAGACAGGGCATTTTTATGACGATGAAAGAATTAGGTGAAAAACTGGGGAAGGAAAAGTTTCTTCCTGAAACTCCCGGACTCTATGATATCCTTAAAAAATATATGATAAAATAA
- a CDS encoding EFR1 family ferrodoxin (N-terminal region resembles flavodoxins. C-terminal ferrodoxin region binds two 4Fe-4S clusters.), protein MPSAMIHYFSGTGNTYHTVSLIRKKLEDSGYTVAVNRVECGTMPPENKYDLHVFAFPVYAADVPDVMIKYLHRLPPGNGSKAAVLSVYGKIFQDHRFPGDQGDPGSSYDHARSIISRKGYDVLLTGGVGYPHSITQFIPPPDEAEELAIKASSDEKVKMFADRIVAGDRDVKSPGLIVALLSYPFGFLYGLMGRRGLGKMFVADSKCISCGKCEKACPSKTITLINKKPSWNWDCQGCQRCINICPVKAIQTSIMRLAIMWLGIPALLMAYWIAGPLAGHYYLKPDWLPGIMYDVFLFMLGWTVLLYPADKLILALEFVPGIRKIMELSFTRKYRRYLDSEFKPLNGCEKRL, encoded by the coding sequence ATGCCATCAGCGATGATCCATTACTTTTCGGGCACTGGCAACACGTACCATACAGTGAGCCTGATCCGGAAAAAGCTGGAGGATTCGGGTTATACGGTCGCCGTCAACCGTGTCGAATGCGGCACCATGCCTCCTGAAAACAAATATGATTTACACGTATTCGCATTCCCGGTATACGCGGCGGACGTCCCGGACGTTATGATAAAGTATTTACACAGGCTGCCACCGGGAAACGGGTCGAAGGCAGCGGTACTGTCAGTGTATGGTAAAATATTCCAGGACCACAGGTTCCCCGGCGACCAGGGAGATCCGGGCTCTTCTTATGATCACGCGCGCTCGATCATATCGAGAAAGGGATATGACGTGCTGCTCACCGGCGGCGTAGGATATCCACATAGTATAACGCAGTTCATACCTCCTCCTGATGAGGCCGAGGAATTAGCGATCAAGGCATCATCGGATGAAAAAGTGAAAATGTTCGCTGACAGGATCGTGGCCGGGGATAGGGATGTGAAAAGCCCCGGTTTGATAGTAGCGTTGTTATCATATCCTTTCGGATTTTTATATGGCCTGATGGGAAGGAGAGGCCTTGGCAAGATGTTCGTGGCCGACAGTAAATGCATTTCCTGCGGGAAATGCGAAAAAGCCTGTCCATCGAAGACTATCACTTTGATCAATAAAAAGCCCTCGTGGAACTGGGACTGTCAGGGATGCCAGCGCTGTATCAACATATGCCCTGTCAAAGCCATTCAGACTTCGATAATGAGGCTGGCCATAATGTGGCTGGGTATCCCGGCATTGCTTATGGCATACTGGATAGCGGGGCCTCTTGCCGGACATTATTATCTGAAGCCGGATTGGCTGCCGGGAATAATGTATGATGTGTTCCTTTTCATGCTTGGGTGGACAGTACTGCTCTATCCTGCCGATAAGCTAATTCTTGCGCTGGAATTTGTCCCGGGCATCAGGAAGATCATGGAATTAAGCTTTACAAGGAAATATCGCCGCTACCTGGACAGTGAGTTTAAACCTTTGAACGGCTGTGAGAAACGACTGTAA
- a CDS encoding PadR family transcriptional regulator, whose amino-acid sequence MPKDNMARYIILGLLSQGPKSGYAIKKWVELSISYFWDISYGQIYPTLRHLEQEGLATMKMETADKGPSSKVYNITDDGREELRKWLRRSEEKQYEILLKIFFGSEISKEELIKKLEGFISKRKIDIDVLEKAEKELRGTPKKDPNEINMLLITTLGVMSYRTEIEWSMRSIEMLKDGKKQKNKK is encoded by the coding sequence ATGCCTAAAGACAACATGGCCAGATATATTATCCTGGGCTTGCTAAGCCAGGGCCCCAAATCGGGATATGCCATTAAAAAATGGGTGGAACTATCCATCAGCTATTTCTGGGACATCAGTTATGGCCAGATATATCCGACGCTCCGGCATCTCGAGCAGGAAGGCCTGGCCACCATGAAAATGGAGACGGCTGATAAAGGGCCGAGCAGTAAGGTCTATAACATAACAGATGATGGCAGGGAAGAACTGCGAAAGTGGCTGCGCAGGTCTGAAGAGAAACAATATGAGATACTTCTCAAGATATTTTTTGGCAGCGAGATCTCAAAAGAAGAACTGATAAAAAAATTGGAAGGCTTCATATCAAAAAGAAAAATTGATATCGATGTGCTGGAAAAAGCCGAAAAGGAACTGAGAGGAACCCCGAAAAAAGATCCGAATGAAATTAACATGCTCCTGATAACCACCCTGGGTGTCATGTCCTACAGGACCGAGATCGAATGGAGTATGAGATCTATTGAGATGCTAA